The following nucleotide sequence is from Peribacillus sp. ACCC06369.
AGTATTCTTCAAAATGAAATGGTGATTGTAAGACTAAATCGAGAAAGTTTTGGAACTCAGGTATATCTTCTTGTTCAATGCCCAGGGTTGGAGCCCAGTACTGATCTAAATTAATATCATTGGCACACAGCAGAATCATTCTTCCGCTTTGAATGGAAGTCACCATTGCTTTACCGAAAAACTGGGCCGAATAAACAATGGTCACATCATATCTATAATCTTGTGACAATAAGCAATAATGATGAATAGCCTGGTTTTCTTTATTTTCCGAAAGAATATCAAAATTCAACGGATTGCCCCCTTTCTTGTAAGCACTAATTCGTTCAGAACCTGACCCAACCTCGAAGCCGGGATGCCTCTGCTATTTTGTGAATCCCTTCAATATAAGCAGCTACTTTCATGTTCACGGAATATTTTTGGGAAGTATGGTAGACATTCAAAAAGCTGGCTGTTATTTTTTCCTTCAATCGTTCATCCACAAGCTCTTCCGTCCAGTAATAACCTTGGTTATTCTGGCACCATTCAAAATACGAGACTATCACCCCTCCTGAATTCGCCAAAATATCCGGGACTACCACTATACCTTTTTCATCGAGAATCTTAATCGCTTCTTTTGTTGTCGGCCCATTTGCTGCTTCGATCAGGATTTCACATTTTAATCGTTTTGCATTATCTTTATTTACCACTCCGCTAATAGCTGCAGGAATTAGCACATCACACTCTTTTTCCAATAATTCTTGATTGGATAATGAATCTTTGTATAAATTCGATACGACACCAAAAGAGTCCCTGTTCTCCAAAAGGTAAGGAATGTCTAAGCCATTCGGATCGTATAATCCTCCAAGTTCATCCGCTATTCCGACTATCTTTGCCCCCATTTCATGTAAATACATCGCTAAATGACTGCCGACATTCCCGAATCCCTGGATGATTACCCGCATGCCTTCAATTGGAATCCTCTTTAAATCACTTATCATTTGAAGTGTATATAATACTCCCTTAGAAGTAGCCTTTTCCCGACCTTTCGATCCCCCTAATCTCAGTGGCTTTCCTGTAATAAAGCCGGGTGAGTCGAATTCCCTTATGTGATCGTATTCATCTAGCATCCAGGCCATGATTTGAGAATTCGTATACATATCTGGTGCGGGAATATCCTTTGTAGGTCCCACTATTTGGCTGACTGCCCTGACATACCCTCTGCTTAATCGTTCTAGCTCAGACGAACTCATCTGTCTTGGATCACATACAATGCCGCCCTTTGCCCCTCCATATGGAAGATCGGTTATTCCGCATTTCAAACTCATCCAACCCGCCAAAGCCTTAACTTCTTCAGGTGTGACATCCGGGTGAAAACGAATCCCCCCTTTCGTTGGACCAGCTGCATCATTATGTTGAGCCCGATACCCTTGAAACATCCTTGTCTCCCCATTATCCATTTGAATAGGAATACAGACTTCCAAAAAACGCATTGGCGTTTTTAAAAAGTCAAAAACCAGATCTGGATAGCCCAAAACATGAATGGCTTCTTTTAAGATGTCCTGGAATTCTTGCAGCGGGTTATCCAATTGCCGTTTTTCAATTACCTTAATTTTCCCTGTCATTTTAGCACCTCTCTTTTATTCTTATAAAGTATTAAGCAACTTTCATGCCAGCTTTGAAAACATAGTGTCGATAGTCATATACCGCCATTTGCAATCATCATCGGCACCAGCAATCATCCAGACACATATGTATTAATTCATAGGCAATTCAGGTTTGCATACGTAAAAATGATGATTACATACAAAAAAAGAGCACCCGATAAATGTAAAAACATTCATTGAGTGCTCTTTTTTTTGTTTATCCTGAAAAAGAAAGCTTTGATCTGTAGCAGATGCCAGATGATGGTACAAGTCTAATCAACGGCAGTCAGTCCAAGGAACCGACTGTTAAATTTAAAAGAAAAATACTCAAAATATATATTGAAACTTCTATTTTTCAGCCAACAGGTTTAACTCATCTACAAACCTTTTTGTGATAATTTCCGGGCGAGTAATGGCCGTTCCTACTACGACTGCAAAAGCGCCACTTTCAATAGCTTTTCTAGCATGATCTTTAGTATGAATATGCCCTTCAGCGATGATTGGGATTTTTAAGGCAGAAGAGAGTTTTCGAATAAGGTCATAATCAACTTCTTTTACGTATTTTGTTTCCTCTGTATACCCACACAATGTGGTTGATATTATATCAGCACCGAATTTTTCTGCGATTAGTCCCTCTTCAAAAGTCGCACAATCTGCCATCACTAAAATATTTGGATGCTCACTATGGATTTTTCCTATGATTCTTTCTACCGTTTCTCCATGAGGGCGCTTTCGTTGAGTCCCATCTAAAGCTACGATGGACGCTCCAGCCTCAATAATGCTTATTGCACTTTCATAGGTAGGAGTAATATATACTTCACATTCTTCAATCCATTGCTTGTGAATACCTAATACAGGTAATTTTGTTACCTTTTTAATCGCTTTAATATTTTCAGGCCCGGTAGCCCTAATACCAACTGCGCCTCCTTTTTCTGCAGCCTTGCTTAATGCGCCCATGATATCCGCCCCATACATCGGCCATCCCCTTCTAGCCTGGCACGACACTATCAATCCATTCTTAATAGATTCCAATACGTTTTTTTTATCCATAATTACCACCTAAAGAACTCCTAAGAATTTACCAGCTAATCCTACAATAAAGCAAAGGAAGATTAACCAGTAGATAGCCTTTTGATATTTAAGTAATGCCCATAAGAAACCAAGTGTTAAGAGGAGGGGCAAAAGCCCAGGTAAAATTGAATCAAGAAGTTCTTGCAAATTTATTTCTTTTCCACCAAAGTTCCATTTAGCAGCCACGCCCACTTTAACAAAATTCACTACCATTGATCCTGTTACCATTAATCCTACAATGGTAGCTCCCTGAACAAACTTATTTAGTACATCAGAGTCTTTCATTTTAAGGATTAGGCATATCCCAAACTGGTACCCATAGACAATACCGTAGTAACGAGAAAAAATATTGAGCAAGACGTTTGGTACAATAAATATAATGGGTCCAAGTGAATTTCCATCCAACGCCAAACCAGCGCCAATTGCTGCAAAAATGGTCATAAAAGTTGCTTTAAACACAGAATCACCAATTCCAGAGAGTGGTCCCATCAATGCGGCTTTCGTAGAAGAAATTGTTTCTGAGGTGATGGGATTTCCTTGCGCTCGTTGTTCTTCAAGTGCAAGAGTAACACCAATGATGGCATTGGAAGTATACGGATGGCAGTTAAAAAACTCATTATGACGAACAACCGATTCTTTTAAATCCTGATTATTTGGATAGAGTTTTTTGAGTGCCGGCAATATCGCATAACAGAACCCTAAACTGCCATAACGCTCATAATTTATAGAGGTCATGCTGAAGAAAGAACGCAAGAATGTTTTCATTAAATCTTTCCTTGTCAGAATCGTCGTTTTAGCTGCACTCTGTCGGGAGGAATCACGGGAAATTCCACTATCATTTCCTTTCGTTCCCACTGCTGAAATGCTGATCGCGATTCCAAGACCCAACAAGGCTATCGAAAGTACATTCAGGTCCAAGTAGACTGCCAGAACAAATCCAATTAGGAAAAATGACCAAAACTTCTTGAGGTTCATCATTTTCAGAAGCATGGCCATTCCAATTGCAGGTAGAATTCCTGCTGTAATCTTTAATCCTTCCATAAACCATGAAGGCATAGAGTCTACCAGATTATTTACAAATTCACTGCCAAAATAAATGGCTAAAAAAGTTGGAATGAACATAACTGTAAAAAAAACGATTATTCCAGAAAGGTGTAGCCGTTCTGCCCTTTTTAGATTAAGCTCTTGTAAAGCATTGTCTGCCCGATGCACTAGATAAATATTAAAGTTCCAAGCTAGCATGATTAAAAATTGTGCTAAAATACCGATTGGTAATGCCAGTGCAATTCCAACCTCAGGCTTACCCCCGGCACTAATCGCGAAAATGGTCCCTATTAGACCAGCAATTTGTGCATTAGGAGGCACGCTACCTCCAATCGGTAAGACCCCCATAAACATCAATTCCACACTGGCCCCTACAATCAATCCCGTTTGTAGGTCTCCCATTATTAGTCCTAATAATGGTCCAGCAAAAATGGGACGGCTAATCATCCAATATCCATACCCATAATTTTCGGTCATGAGAATTGCAACAAAAACACTTAACAAAATCGCTGATATTAACTCAATTTCCACTTTTCCTCCCCCTTTTTACACTGACTATCTTTTCGACCATTAAATCTTGCTAAATAAATCAATGGATTTATCATTAGGAGAGGTTCTGATTTCACAAGGGATTCCGTGATCTCTAATCTTGAGAAAAACAGATTTATCTTCTTCATCCAAATAGACTGTTTTACTTATTTCCTGTTTTCCTTCTTTATAGTACATGCCACCTACATTTATAGAAGGCAGAATGATACCTTTTTCAATGAGAGATAAAAGGACTCGAGGACTTTTTACTACGATAAACGTTTTTTCCTGATCAGACCGCTCAACTAGATATTTCACTGCATCTTCGACAGAAAGGATAGCATGTCTTTTCCCCGAAGGTACTGCCAAGCTAAGTAACAAAAGTTGTGTAGGGTCGGTTGCAACGCCATCATCAATTACAATAAATTCTGTGACTTGATAAGCAACACTCCATGAATAAGCAACTTGCCCATGTATGAGCCGTTCATCGATACGGGTAACAACGATACTCATTACAATTCCTCCTTAATATTTATGGGGTTAACTGTAGAGTTTATATAGCTAATGCTCATAGAGGTATTAGCTATAAGCTCTTTGGGACTTACAGGTGAAAGGCAAGATTCAATAACTAAACCTAAATGGAAACCAGCGATTACTTGTACCCGGCTACCTTTTAACACTTGAAGTGTAGCTGCATTACATGGGGTCCCCCCTTTAATATCTGCCAGAATGATTATTTCTTTGTACTGATCCAACAATTGATTGACTGCCGTTTCTAGTTCTCTTGAAAATGAATCTAACGTTACTTGGTCATCCATGCTCAATGCAAAGAGTTGCTTCTGTTTCCCTGCTATAAGCTCTACACAGTCTTTCATAGTCGAAGCTAAATTCCCATGACTTACAAGTAAAATGGCCCGATTCAAACTACCCCCTCCTTATAACAGAATTTTTTGAATATTTACATAAACTTATCTTATGAAAAAAGAATTAAAAAATCAAGGTTTTATTAATAAAACAAGAAATAAAATTTCATTTATGGCATTTTTTTTTGCATTATGTGCAAAATACATTTCATTTATGATATAAATGAAACAATAGGGAGTTTACATCATTTAATAAAATATTTAATGAAGGGGACATATTATGAGCTTAACTTTATTACAAAAAATAAAAGAAAAAGCCGATTCCTTGTCTCGTGCTGAACGGCAAGTAGCCAAATATATATTGGACCATGCAGATTTGGTGCAAACTTACACGATTTCTGAAATATCAATCAACGCAAATGTTTCCCAAGCTAGTGTTGTGCGTTTTTGTAAAAGAATGGGTATAGACAGCTTTAAAACCTTTCAACATACATTAGTAAAAGAAATGAGTTCAAATAATGCCAACATTAATGATTTTTCTTTACTACGTGAAAATGATACTCCCTATCAACTTTTCCAAAAAGTAACTATGAGCAATAAATTTGCTTTAGAATCTTTAGGACAAACTCTGAACAAAAAAGAGTTTGAAAAAGCAGTAGAATGCTTAAGCCAAGCAAAGAAAATTGCATTTTTTGGTGTCGGGGGCTCCTCTACTGCTGCATTGGATGCCAGTAATAAATTCGCTAAACTTGGCGTTACTACAGGAATGAACACTGACTTTCATACAGTGATTTCCTATATTTCCAATTTCACTTCAGAAGATGCATTAGTTCTTTTTTCCACATCTGGCAAAACAAAAGATGTATTGGAGATGGCTACATATGCAAAAAAGATTAACGTACCAGTATTGGCAATAACCGCTTATACAAAGTCTCCTTTATTGAAAATAGCAAGTATACAACTTTGTTTTCCTGACATCGAACATGATCACCGAATCGGTAGTATAGCATCTAGAATCATGCAACTTAACATGGTTGATGCTCTTTACTTAAGTGTTTTTCATCGAATTGATAAACAAACCATAGATAATTATCAAAAAGCACGTGAAGAAATTCTACGTCTAAGAAGATAGCCTGTTTAAGGATGTGTTTTACTACATTTCGTTAAGAGTCGTAAACCATCCTAAACAAACTCATCATACTTGCATGCTAATTTTATATAGTCATGTAATCAAAAATATTTAGTCATGCACATTATTCTTATCTATCACCCTATTAATATTGGTTTCAACTTTGAACACTTTTGCTATATCAGTTACACTCTTCCAGACATATATATTAATTCATAAGCATTTCAGGATTGCATATATAAAAAATGATAATAAAAAAACGCATCCTTTTTAGAATGCGTTTTTCCTTGCAAAGTCTTATAGCTGAATTTCTTCAACTTGATATTGGGGAGGAGCTTTTCGGAATGCCTTTGTGATATATAATAGATAACAAAACCCAATAATAAACCAGCCTGTTCCCATTATTAGTGAACTTGTCTCTAGATTGATCCAGAGAATGCCAATTGCTATAGCTCCGATTAAAGGCATAATTAAGTATTGGATACATCCCTTTATAGTTCGATGCTTCTTTTCACGAATGATAAAATGGCTGATCACTGACAGATTTACAAAGGTAAAGGCCATTAATGCACCAAAGTTGATCAGTGATGTGGCTGTCACTAAATCAAAGAATAAAGCGGACAATGAAATGACCCCAACTATGAGTACATTAATGGCTGGCGTTTTCCACTTAGGGTGAATGAATCCAAACCATTTTTCCGGAAACACTTTATCACGGCCCATAACATACAAAAGCCGGGATACACTGGCATGCGATGCCAGTCCCGATGCTAGCGTATTGACGAGAGTCGTACACAGAAAAATGGATTGAAATAGCTTTCCGCCTACATATAGGGCGATTTCCGGTAACGCAGCATCCGGTTCCTTAAAACGGGATATATCCGGAAAAAAGAGCTGAATGAAGAAAGAAGAGGTAATGAAGATGATTCCACCCCAAAGTGCAGTTAAAAATATCGCTTTTGGAATCGTTTTTTTCGGATCTGGCGTTTCTTCGGATAGTGTCGTCACCGCATCAAAACCCAAAAAGGAAAAACAAAGAATCGTGGCTCCGGTTATTATTGCCGAATAGTCCATTCCCCCATTTACGAAAGGCTTTATTGTAAACACTTCACCCGTACCTTCCCCATTGTGCAAACCTTTGACAACAAGAATGATGAACACTGCCATGATGGCAATCTGAATTAAAACAAATAGCGCATTAAAGTTAGCAAGTACATTGACGCTCCGGAGATTGAGAATGGTGACGATTGCTACGAAAGATACTACCCATACCCATGTTGGGACTCCTGGAAATAATGCTGTGAGATAAATTTTGGTCAACAATGCATTTACCATAGGTAAAAATAGATAATCTAACAACGAAGACCATCCTACCAGGAATCCTAAATGCCGATTAATGGCCTTTTGCGTATAAGTGTAGGCAGAACCTGCAGCAGGAAAAACCTTTACAAGTTTTCCATAGCTAGCGGCTGTAAAAAGCATCCCCACCAATGCCACGATATAAGCAGTCGGCACATGGCCGTCCGTAATCCCAGATACAATACCAAATGTATCAAATACGACCATGGGTGTCATATAAGCTAACCCCATCATAACAATTTGCCATAATTTCAGCGTTCTTTTCAATGTAACCTCATTTTCCACCTATCATTCCTCCTTGCAACCGCTTTCAAATAGTAGGATCAATATTCTTAAATAGATAAATTTCAATACCTCCCTCTTAAAATAATTTCAACTGTATACCTTAATGCAAGTTTTGTGCCAAATGATAATGGTTTACTTCGATAAATGAAATATGCGGGAAATGCACTTAATTTCCCGTATTCTTGACTGCATTGGATTGATTCATAGGAATTAAGTTGTTCAGCATCTTTAAATTGGCGATTCATATTCCCATAAATTATTCGCCCTTGCATATTCCAAGCACATGATACCTGGTTAGAAACCGCAAGAAATCACTACCTGTGACTTGGCATGGTAATTGCATAAATACCTATAAGAGTTTAAAAACTATTAAAGTTATAAGAAAATGGAGGAATACAAAAATGAAATATCCTTTATCCCCTGATGTTAAACCAGAGTTCTGTACGACCGGATCATTTATGCGCTTACCTTCTTCAAGAGAAAATGCCAGATTGGCAGTGGTAGGTTTGCCTTTTGATACTGCTGCTTCCTTCAGGGTAGGAGCCCGGTTTGCACCACAGGCAGTCCGCCAGGCATCCATGACCTTGTTTCCTTATCATCCCATTCAAAAGGTGTTCCCTTTTGACGAATGTAATGCCATTGATATTGGGGATGTTTCAGTGATCCCCCATAATATACACCGAAGCTATGAGTTAATCGAAAAGGCTATGGCAGACTTAATGAAAAATGGGATCATTCCAATAGGCATCGGAGGAGATCATTCAGTAACATTGGCTAATCTAAGAGCTGCCGCAAAAATACACGGGCCAGTTGCACTTCTCCATTTTGATTCACATACAGATACCTGGGATACTTATTATGATGAGAAATATTGGCATGGTTCCCCGTTTATCCGTGCATATGAGGAAGGTTTGCTCCAAACGGATAAAGTTTTCCAGATTGGGATCAGAGGTACGCTCAATCATCCAGGAGATATAGATTCCAGTACCGATCTAGGCTACAATGTGATAACTACGCCCCAGCTGAAGGAAAGAGGAATCGAAGATGTCGTGAAGGAAGTCAAGAAAACCATTGGGGATACACCATGTTTCTTGAGCTTTGATATTGATTTTGTTGATCCATCCTGTGCTCCTGGTACTGGCACTTTGGAGGTTGGCGGTCTAAATAGCTTTGAAACCCTACAGATGGTACGTTCTCTGCAAGGATTCAATTTTATTGGATTCGACCTGGTGGAAGTCCTCCCACCATATGATCCAACACAAATCACATCACTGTTGGCAGCCACCATCATTCATGACTTTGCCAGTTTAGTAGCCTTACAATTAAAAGAAGAACAAAAAAAGGAGAATTTAACCCAAAATAGTTTATAGGATGAAAACTCCAACTTCTAAAGAATGGCCATCCAGGTCGAACTGTTATCGTTACACATTTACCGAGCTAAGTACAAAATAAAAAATCCCTAAAATTCAAAAAGCATCTGCTTGGGTGAAAGCGGATGCTTTTTTTCAATGTCATCTTTTTATATAATCCTGCTATATTCACTGTAAATAATGTCATATCAACTGATTAAAAAGTTAGGCTTCTAGAAAATCCAAGTTTACTTCAGGTCGGATAATGCGTATCTCATCCTGTTTCCGATTTCATAAGGTAAAGACCACAAAAACATCCCATTTGTAAGAATGGGATGTTTTTTCGACACAATGGTGTTCGAATGACCTCTATCCCTTTCAGAGATTTTAAAGAGGGAATGATATGGTTTTAATGCATGACTTGGTTATACTCCATGATTTTTACTGTTTTAAATGGGATGAAACCTTTCTAGATTGAAGAAATTTGCGACACTCCTGCTTAATAACTGACTGCCGAGACACCAAAGATGCTGCGGCGAGGGGGCTTGCGAAAAGGAAGCGGATTTCTGAAAACAACTGGAACGTATTTCAAATAAAAAAACTGCAGGCAAACTCGCTTTTCTTCAAGTTTGTCTACAGTCTTACATGCCGTTAGTTTATTCGTCTGATTCTGCCCCAGGACGATTGGATTGTGTTGGCAGGGTGTCCCAAAAGCCTGCATCAACAGTTTCAATAGAATCATCGGCAAGAGCTCTCACAGCTGCATCCAAAGTGGTTACCGTTTGCTTTATTAGATAACCATTACTTTTTTGTCCAAGTGCTACTGACTCCACATTGTGGTCAGACATACCTCGCATCTCAAATAACAGAGTGGCAATATCATAACGAACAGCTGCACCGTTACGACCTATATTTTCTCCTGAACCGCCATCATATTTACCAATATGGCCCCAACCAGCAGGTTCAATTGAGTTATATACAACAGCACCCAGTTTTTTTGAAGCTTCTAACACTTCTGGCTTTACGTTAGCGTTTGTAGGATAAAGAATGGAACCTGAAACAAGTTCACCATCCGT
It contains:
- a CDS encoding SAV0927 family protein; translation: MNFDILSENKENQAIHHYCLLSQDYRYDVTIVYSAQFFGKAMVTSIQSGRMILLCANDINLDQYWAPTLGIEQEDIPEFQNFLDLVLQSPFHFEEY
- a CDS encoding Glu/Leu/Phe/Val dehydrogenase: MTGKIKVIEKRQLDNPLQEFQDILKEAIHVLGYPDLVFDFLKTPMRFLEVCIPIQMDNGETRMFQGYRAQHNDAAGPTKGGIRFHPDVTPEEVKALAGWMSLKCGITDLPYGGAKGGIVCDPRQMSSSELERLSRGYVRAVSQIVGPTKDIPAPDMYTNSQIMAWMLDEYDHIREFDSPGFITGKPLRLGGSKGREKATSKGVLYTLQMISDLKRIPIEGMRVIIQGFGNVGSHLAMYLHEMGAKIVGIADELGGLYDPNGLDIPYLLENRDSFGVVSNLYKDSLSNQELLEKECDVLIPAAISGVVNKDNAKRLKCEILIEAANGPTTKEAIKILDEKGIVVVPDILANSGGVIVSYFEWCQNNQGYYWTEELVDERLKEKITASFLNVYHTSQKYSVNMKVAAYIEGIHKIAEASRLRGWVRF
- a CDS encoding N-acetylmannosamine-6-phosphate 2-epimerase, yielding MDKKNVLESIKNGLIVSCQARRGWPMYGADIMGALSKAAEKGGAVGIRATGPENIKAIKKVTKLPVLGIHKQWIEECEVYITPTYESAISIIEAGASIVALDGTQRKRPHGETVERIIGKIHSEHPNILVMADCATFEEGLIAEKFGADIISTTLCGYTEETKYVKEVDYDLIRKLSSALKIPIIAEGHIHTKDHARKAIESGAFAVVVGTAITRPEIITKRFVDELNLLAEK
- a CDS encoding PTS system mannose/fructose/sorbose family transporter subunit IID, translating into MEIELISAILLSVFVAILMTENYGYGYWMISRPIFAGPLLGLIMGDLQTGLIVGASVELMFMGVLPIGGSVPPNAQIAGLIGTIFAISAGGKPEVGIALALPIGILAQFLIMLAWNFNIYLVHRADNALQELNLKRAERLHLSGIIVFFTVMFIPTFLAIYFGSEFVNNLVDSMPSWFMEGLKITAGILPAIGMAMLLKMMNLKKFWSFFLIGFVLAVYLDLNVLSIALLGLGIAISISAVGTKGNDSGISRDSSRQSAAKTTILTRKDLMKTFLRSFFSMTSINYERYGSLGFCYAILPALKKLYPNNQDLKESVVRHNEFFNCHPYTSNAIIGVTLALEEQRAQGNPITSETISSTKAALMGPLSGIGDSVFKATFMTIFAAIGAGLALDGNSLGPIIFIVPNVLLNIFSRYYGIVYGYQFGICLILKMKDSDVLNKFVQGATIVGLMVTGSMVVNFVKVGVAAKWNFGGKEINLQELLDSILPGLLPLLLTLGFLWALLKYQKAIYWLIFLCFIVGLAGKFLGVL
- a CDS encoding PTS sugar transporter subunit IIB: MSIVVTRIDERLIHGQVAYSWSVAYQVTEFIVIDDGVATDPTQLLLLSLAVPSGKRHAILSVEDAVKYLVERSDQEKTFIVVKSPRVLLSLIEKGIILPSINVGGMYYKEGKQEISKTVYLDEEDKSVFLKIRDHGIPCEIRTSPNDKSIDLFSKI
- a CDS encoding PTS sugar transporter subunit IIA; protein product: MNRAILLVSHGNLASTMKDCVELIAGKQKQLFALSMDDQVTLDSFSRELETAVNQLLDQYKEIIILADIKGGTPCNAATLQVLKGSRVQVIAGFHLGLVIESCLSPVSPKELIANTSMSISYINSTVNPINIKEEL
- a CDS encoding MurR/RpiR family transcriptional regulator, with the translated sequence MMSLTLLQKIKEKADSLSRAERQVAKYILDHADLVQTYTISEISINANVSQASVVRFCKRMGIDSFKTFQHTLVKEMSSNNANINDFSLLRENDTPYQLFQKVTMSNKFALESLGQTLNKKEFEKAVECLSQAKKIAFFGVGGSSTAALDASNKFAKLGVTTGMNTDFHTVISYISNFTSEDALVLFSTSGKTKDVLEMATYAKKINVPVLAITAYTKSPLLKIASIQLCFPDIEHDHRIGSIASRIMQLNMVDALYLSVFHRIDKQTIDNYQKAREEILRLRR
- a CDS encoding APC family permease, producing MENEVTLKRTLKLWQIVMMGLAYMTPMVVFDTFGIVSGITDGHVPTAYIVALVGMLFTAASYGKLVKVFPAAGSAYTYTQKAINRHLGFLVGWSSLLDYLFLPMVNALLTKIYLTALFPGVPTWVWVVSFVAIVTILNLRSVNVLANFNALFVLIQIAIMAVFIILVVKGLHNGEGTGEVFTIKPFVNGGMDYSAIITGATILCFSFLGFDAVTTLSEETPDPKKTIPKAIFLTALWGGIIFITSSFFIQLFFPDISRFKEPDAALPEIALYVGGKLFQSIFLCTTLVNTLASGLASHASVSRLLYVMGRDKVFPEKWFGFIHPKWKTPAINVLIVGVISLSALFFDLVTATSLINFGALMAFTFVNLSVISHFIIREKKHRTIKGCIQYLIMPLIGAIAIGILWINLETSSLIMGTGWFIIGFCYLLYITKAFRKAPPQYQVEEIQL
- the speB gene encoding agmatinase — protein: MKYPLSPDVKPEFCTTGSFMRLPSSRENARLAVVGLPFDTAASFRVGARFAPQAVRQASMTLFPYHPIQKVFPFDECNAIDIGDVSVIPHNIHRSYELIEKAMADLMKNGIIPIGIGGDHSVTLANLRAAAKIHGPVALLHFDSHTDTWDTYYDEKYWHGSPFIRAYEEGLLQTDKVFQIGIRGTLNHPGDIDSSTDLGYNVITTPQLKERGIEDVVKEVKKTIGDTPCFLSFDIDFVDPSCAPGTGTLEVGGLNSFETLQMVRSLQGFNFIGFDLVEVLPPYDPTQITSLLAATIIHDFASLVALQLKEEQKKENLTQNSL